GGCGCTGGCCCGCACGAGCCCCGGCCCACGTGGACCTGGCGCGCGTTCATTGATCAGTTTCCCCGCAGAGCCGCTGCTGCCTCTGCTGCCCGGGGAGGCGGGGCGGGCGGGGGCGGAGCGGAGTGGAGCGGGGAGGGCGgccaagaggaggaggaggaggaggaggcagcggcggcggcgaCAGCGGCGGCCGAGGGGGCGGGGAGGCCGAGCCGAGGTTGGGGCCGGACCGGGCCCGGGCGGAGCCGAGTGGGGCCGAGCAGCGCAGGCCAGCTCGGGGGCCTCCAGGCACTCCTGGCCCCGGCCTTcgccttctcccctccccttcctccgtGGGCCTGGCCGGACCGGACCCTGCTGGGCTGCGCTGGGCCGCCGAACCCCCTCCTTCCTGCCCCCGACCGTCCCTCCTTCCCCCTCGTGCCCCAGCCTGCCTGGTGAGTCCTGGGGGAGCGAGCGGGGACGGCCGCCTGCTCCCTCCCCTCCGTCCCCTCCTTCCCAAAGAGGGAGATAGGAGgcggggccggggggggggggagaggctgCGAAGTAGAGGGGGGAGAGTGGGGGTAAGGGGGACCCGCGAGCGGGAGAGAATGAGGGAGAAGTGTACACAgtgggagaggatggggggaatgagggaaaagagggaaggaggcaggagagaagaagggggaataagggagagaaggagagactggaggagaagagagaacCAGAAGAGGCCAGtgagatagaaggaaagaatgagagaggggaaaggaagagagaagtgaTGGAAGCAGAGATGGGTGAGgatgaggaaaaaagagggacgaggaaggaaaagggaagaagaatggaaggaagaagaggggagagagaaggaaaggggggaggaggaagggaagaaaaaaaggaagggggagggccCATTGTCTggctggagaagagagagagggagccagAGCTGGGTGGGTTGGCACTGGGGAGAGAGTGCTGAGCTGGGGAAGAGGGATGCTGGCCAAAGTGGCCTGCTAGCCCCAGGCCGGCCAGCTCTGGGCTCGGGCCAGGCTGGAGTTGGACAGCAGGTGGAGAGGCTGCTGGCAGGAGTTGGAAGGGCCGGCCGGAGGGAGGATACAAAAGGGCCGAGGGGGGGgtaggggcgggggggggggggggtgatccTCACAAGCTCCGTCCCGGCAGCACCTAGGCCTGGGCTCTGAGGGTGGCACAGCAGGGGATGcccccccttccctcttctctcttccagcCCAGTGCAGCCGGCTGCCTTTCAGAGCCCGCTGGCAGCAGCCTTGGCGGTTTCGAGCTGGAGCCTGTCCGAGGGTCTGGGCAGAGGGCCAGAGATTAGATCTAGTAGCCAGAGAGGTGGCTGGTGGATAAGGCGGAGGGCTGCTTCCTCTGGCTGAAGATGTTTCCCCAGAACAGGCCGCCTCTGGTGAGTCCTGCCTCAGGACCTCCCTAGTGAGTCTCTCTAGGCTAAAGTGCCCAGTGCCCGCTCCCAGTGGGACTGCCAGGGTTTGAGGGCAGtaatggggggagagggaaggggccCCCGACCCGGACTAGTCAATAGCTCTCATGCTGACTTCTAGGGACCTCAAATAAATCCCTTCCCTGCCTTTGGGGTCTCAGTGAAAGAAAGGCATTGGACTAGACCCTCTCTTGCCTCGGGCAATGTGGATTAGAAGGCCTGGGTCTGAGTCCCCACTCGGGTCCTTCCTGGCATCACATCCTAAGGCTGAGCCCAAGCTACTGGCTCTGAGTGACCTGGTGTCTCCAAAATGTCTTGGATTTTAATTTAGAGAAATGAgcattgagttcaaattctgacttagTCACTTAAAAGCTGGGTGATTTTGTGCAGGTTCACTAATGCTTCCCCCCCACAGACCCACCTTCAAGCCCCTCCAGTGGCCTCGGCGGCGGCCGTGCTCGTAACCACCAATGCTTCAGCCACTACTCCTCAGACCCTGAAACTCACCTACCCAGAGACGCTGGATCGGATCAAGGAAGAGTTCCAGTTCCTTCAGAGTCAGTACCACAGGTAAGGAGGGGTTCGAGAAGAAGGAAGATCCTGCCTCGAGATTCTGATAGAGGTCAAAAGACAGGCTTGGGGCTCAAGGAGACGGGCCAGCCGGGAAGTCTCAGGCTCCTCTTGGGCCGCAGGCCCCGGATTTTGGAGTCACAAGACTGGGTGAGAATGCCGCCTCTTGATGCCAGCTTGTGATCTTGGCCAAGACCCCTCCTCCCCCGTGATCCCTTTTAGCTTCAATCCCCAAGagtctccctccattcctcttcccctcctccccaccttccCAATAGTCTCATTTGGGACAGGGGAAAACACCCGGTGGAAGTGTCAGTTCTGATTCTGAAGCTGCCATTGACTTGCTGGTGACGGCTGGAGAACAGCCTTTCCCTCTCTGGGCCCAGGctccttcatctctaaaatgaagaccTTGAGCTGGGTTATCCCATCTCCCTCTGAGGCTCACCTTCCCTCCTGGGGCAGGCTCCTAGCCTGGAGTGAGCCTCATGGGGGCCAAGGGAAGTGAGTGTTCCCCTAGCTCCCTTCCCAGCCTGGCGGCCTCTGGGGCCCTCACTCAGAACTTGCATGTGGCCCTTAGCTTGAAGGTGGAGTGTGAGAAGCTGGCATCTGAGAAGACTGAGATTCACAGGCACTATGTCATGGTGAGATGTCCTCGGGTCAGGGGTGAGAGGTCCTGgggggagggtgggggaggggcaaGGGTTCAGGACAACTCTTGGGGAGGGGCAGAGGGCTGGAGCACGcctctcttccctccatcttCCCCTTGCTCTCCTGCAGTACTATGAGATGTCCTACGGCCTCAACATCGAAATGCATAAACAGGTGAGTGGCCTTGACGGCTTGGCCCCTATTCTCTCCTCAGGAAGTCTCTTGGGCTCTGGGGGGCGGGGGCCCACCCAGCGGCAGctttggggatgggggaaggcaGGGCGGCCTCCCAGCATTCTTGTGGCTTCTCTTCCCAGTAAAGCTGCCACCATttcccccccccatcccttcctccccctgCCTGCCCATCCCTGTCTCATCTGGCCCAGGGGCTCCCAGGCGCAGTATTCACGGAGATCTGATCCCAGGTGCTGCTGGCCGCCCGCCAGGGCCCTGTCTGTGCTTTCACTGGGGCCTGGGAGGAGGCTGGGCTGCCAGGCAGTGGCTGCTGGGGTGGGGGCAACAGAGCTCCGGCTCCAGCCCTTCCCGGTGACCAGGGCCTGGGTTCCAGATTTGGGTCTTGCCCAAACATTTGTACTGAGGTCCTCAGTGGAGCGATTGTCAGGACAGAGAGCCCAGCCTGGGGCAGGGGAGGGGAGCAGCGGGGTCCTGGCCATCACCTAGTGCCAGCCCCTCCCTGCTCTGCTGGAGTGGCTCAGGACTCCTGAACATTCAGGGTGCAAAGAAACCTGGGAGACAGCATTTATGGGCCAGCCCCTTCCTTTGAATGGCAAAGACTAGGACAGGGGAGACCAGGGAAGCTGAGGGGCTTGCTCAGGATCTCAGCACAGCCAAGTCTGCCAGGAGCTAGAACTCAGATCTAATCCTCCCCACCTGGTACTCTGTGCCTCAGAGAGGGAAACTCTGTGCTCAGGGGAAGAGTGAACAGGGAATATTTTtggcctcccagctctgacctcctgggttctaagggccctcccagctctgacctcctgggttctaaggaccctcccagctctgatctcctgggttctaaggccctccctgccctgaccccctgggttctaagggccctcccagccctgacctcctgggttctaagggccctcccagctctgccctcctgggttctaagggccctcccagccctgacctcctgggttctaagggccctcccagctctgacctcctgggttctaagggccctcccagccctgacctcctgggttctaagggccctcccagctctgacctcctgggttctaagggccctcccagctctgacctcctgggttctaagggccctcccagccctgacctcctgggttctaagggccctcccagctctgacctcctgggttctaagggccctcccagccctgacctcctgggttctaagggccctcccagctctgacctcctgggttctaagggccctcccagctctgacctcctgggttctaagggccctcccagccctgacctcctgggttctaagggccctcccagctctgacatcccgggttctaagggccctcccagctctgacctcccgggttctaagggccctcccagctctgaaattctgagttccaaaggTCCTTCTACCCCTGACATCTTCAATTTTAAAGGCCCTACTAATTCTGACATTCAGTGCTTTATGGGCAGTAGGGGCCAATACTCTTTAGACCTATCTCCACCCTGCCCTGCCCCCACTGTTGGTTCTCCTGGCCtttaaagaaggaacaaaaatccagccccctcccccacctcctgcCTGCCTCTTCCTCAAAGACCTCCTTTGGAGGAGGGGGGGGAGCCATTGAGTGCTCagcagaggagagggagagaactaGAGGGAGCCTAGAGCAGCAGGATCATTTTTCATGCTGAGAGCGTTAAAGTGCCCGTAAATTGCACATTAACGAGCCCGAGTGAATTGGAGGCTGCCTCCCCCGGGGCCCTGCCCATCAGTGCATCAGGCAGGAGGATCCGTCACTGCCCGCCCCAGGAGACAGCTCCTGCCTGCCCAGAAACCACCCACCCAGGCCCAGAGCCTCAGGCTGAGGGGCTGCCCTTGGAGCCCCCCAGCCCTGCCTCTCACTGGGCCCTTCCCAGGGAAGATTTCCCCCTGAATTCCCATTCATTCCTGTCTCGTGGTGGGGCCAGCTGGGAGCTCCTAGGGGCTGGAGGTTCCTGCCATCTCGTTAGTCTGGGGAGGGCTTCCCAGGGCTAGCCTGCCCCCGCCGCCCTCCCCAGCATCCGAGCGCCTCTGGACCCTGCCAGCCTGAAGGCCCCCTGCTTGCATCTCTTTCCAGCTGTTCTTTTATCCTCCAGCCTAGTCAGTGAGGGAGGAGGTGAGAGCTAATTCTCACACCCTTCATCAGCTAGAAGTATTGATCGAAACACAGCCGGATTCCTTAccacccctcctcctcctccccgaCTATCCTTGCTGGCAATTGTGGTCCCTGATTGCTTGTGGCACACAAGTGGTACAGGGAAAACCGCAGCTGGAAGGAAGAGAGACCTCTCCAGGGCTTCCTGACAAGCCTTGAGAGCATCAATTAGCACTCAGCACCCAGCCTCTGAGCTGGGGGGCGAGGGCTACTCCTCTCATGGAGACCCCCGAACTCTGGCCTGGCAGAGTCTACTATTCAGGTAGCATAGAACCcaggagtcagagctgggagggcccttagaacccaggaggttaGAGCCAGGAGGGCCCTTGGAACACAGAACATCAGTTATATATATTGAAAACAGCCTAGTCCTCAGGAATATGAGGCACTCATCCTGGCTTGGCTGCTTGACTCAGTAGCAGGTTTTGGTCATGGATTCCTTTCAGAGAACCTTGCTTGCCGCCTTTATACAATGAGGGGATTGTCTTAGGTCGTTGATGTCCCCCCTAGCTCGGACCTCCTGAGTGTTAGCTGCTTTGTCCAGGACCTCTCAGTGcctggggtgggtgggtgggcCAGCACCCCCCACAGCTgtctctggttcttctttcaGACAGAGATCGCCAAACGACTGAACGTGATCTGTGCTCAGCTCATCCCCTTCCTCTCCCAGGAGGTAGGTTCTCAGAGGACAGCTGTGAGGAGGGATTTCTGGCCAGCCTTGGAGTATGTGAGAAGGGTTTTCTGACCTGATCCCCCAATCCCTGACTCCAcccactttcccttctttccccagcACCAGCAGCAGGTGGTCCAGGCAGTGGAGAGAGCCAAGCAGGTGACCATGCAGAGCTGAACGCTGCCATTGGGGTAGGTAGATCCTTGCTTGGGGAGCAGTGAGGATTGGGAGAAGGCCGGAGCCTGAGCACCCTCCCAGTGTAGTCACCTGTGTCCTAGCTAGCCTTGTCCCTCTGAATCAGACCCTAAACTTCTCAAAGCCTCAGCTTCcacatataaaatgaaggggccAAATTACAGTCCTCCAAGGCCCCTCCAGCTGTGCTCCTTTGCTCATGTGGAAGCTACCTTCTGCCTCAGGCTCTGGGGACCATTGCCATGTCCCACTCCTCAGTCCTCGCCCCCCACCTCTCTCTACCCCTGTCTTCCTCCCCTGGCTGTCTCTCacatgtctctgtctgtctctctgggtgtctgtttctgtctctcctggctgtctgtctctccctctcatatctctgtctctgtctctgtctctctctctctctctctctctctctctctctctctctctctctctttctctctctctctccctctctcccctccccccctctgtctctgtcttgtctctgtctctcctggctgtctcttttctctctttttcttgcttcGTCTCTCCCCATGaactccccctttcttccccagcACCAGCTGCAGACCCAGCACCTGCCCCACTCGGCACCTCCCATTCCTCTGACCCCACATCCCTCGGGCCTGGCCAGCCTGGGCAGTGCTTCAGGGCTCCTGGCATTAACAGGGGCACTGGCAGCCCCAGCCCAGGCTGGCCCCAAGGATGATCGAGGCTTGCAGGACCTAGAGCACCGAGGTAGGCTGTGGCGTGGTGGGGGCCGAGGGAGCCCATTGCTGTGGACCCCCCCCCCTCACTgtgccttttcttctctccttggctctgactGTCCGCGTACTCCTTGCTTGTGCTGTCCCGGCAACAGACAGAGACCCAGGCCCAGTAGGTCTTTCATAGTTTTTATGCTCTTGGGTGGGGGTCTCGGCCAGCAGGACGAGGGAGGGCACAGTACTGCTGGGGGGCCAGAAGAACCCAggctcaaatcccacctctgacctctgtctctgcctctgagcAGGtcccctgcctgcctcagtttcctcctccatcaGATGAGGGGGTTAAACTTGACTGCCCAATCCCCCCCCACCCTTGCTGAGGGCTCCTGTCTGAGGAGATCTTGGGCTTCTCTCCTTCAGAGCTCCCTGGCCCTCCCCAGTGCTGACCGGGTGCGGACCATCTCCGAGTACCTGAGCAGCAGCAAGAAGAGGCGGGCCGAGGAAAAGGACTTTCTCACGGACTATGTAAGAGGGTCTGGGCCAGGGTGGGGGTTGAGGGGGGGCTCAGAGGCCTGACACCCCTGCCCCCTGTCTTCCAGGGCAGCGACGCCGACAAGAGCGAGGACAACCTGGTGGTTGATGAGGTCAGTGGCTCCTGGCTCTTCCCCTGCCCTGCCTGCTTGAGGGATGGGCTGGAGAAAGACGGAGGCCTTTGGACCAATATCTCCACTGTCTCTCTAGGATCCTCAGTCCCCCCATAGTGTTCACTCCTACTCTTCGAGGGAAAATGGTTTGGACAAGACTTCCCTTGCCCCGGAAGGAGGCCATCCCTGGCAGCCCTCCATCCGTGTCCTCGTCCCGGAGTGCCTCGCCCGCTCGGAGCAAGGACCTGACCCCCGGTAAGAGAGGGAGGGCGGCGTGGGGGCAGGAGTGGGGGGTCAGGGACCCGCAGGGGCAGGGGGGGGACCCAGGGACCGGGCCTGGCTCTGGAGGATCTGCCACTGACTCGGCCTGCGCTGGTCGCCTGGGTGTGCTGGGCCTCTGTTCTCCCACTAGAATGGGAGGGCTTCCCTGATGGAGGCTCTGGAACAAACTGGAATAAACAAGGGTGAGCAAAACAAGAAATACCACGAGAAACACGGGAAAACTATACCGGCCCCTGCAGAAGAAATGAGGGGTGCTGAGCACAGTGACCAGAACCCCCAAAAGGCAGCCAGCCCAGAGACAGGGGAGAGCCCCCACCCCATTTCCTCTGCTCACTGTTCCAAGGGGGCTGTTGCTCAGCACATGGCAGAAAGCCAGAGGCCGCCAACAGCCCCTGAAGGAGCTGGCCTAACCCTCCTGCTCCAGGTGGAGAAGGCTGGGACCCCAGGCTTGAAGTCCAGCACGCCCACGTCCCAAGGAGATGGGCTGGGGTCTGgaggcggcggcagcagcagtgGAGGCAGCATGGGGCCGCAGCCCTTCCGGCCTGGGCTGGGCAAGGCGGCCGTGGATTCTCTGGGTAACCCCAGCGTGCAGCCCCCTGGGGAAGGAAGCGGGTGGTCAGGTGGGAGGGGCTTGGGCTGGGTTGGGGGGGGAGCTCGGGCCAGCAATGACGGGGCTCCGGACAGTGGGGGGGGAGCGGCTCAGTGGCAGCTGCACACCCTCCTGCATGCCCAGCTGGGCACTGAGCTCAGGTTCTCTCCCAGCCCTGGGCCTCAGGAGCCCCCTGGCTGTAGCTGGCTCCTATACGGGCCCCTTCGGGATGGGAATGGTGCACTCGGCCGTGAATGGAGACCTGGCCACACCCGGGGCCTACACGGGGCTCCACCTGGCATCTTCACAACTCAACGGGGCCAGCAGCATGGGAGGGACGTCCGGCTACGGCCGGCCTGCCCTGGTGAGTGGTCCGTCCTCTCAGCCCCGCTTGGGGGTGATtgggctcccctccccccacagagGCTTCTGGGGCTTATGTGGCTGCCCTCTGGCCCATCTCTGCCATGAGGCTTCCTCAGGCCCTCTGAGGCCTGGAGCCTCAGCTCCCCTGGGGTGGAGAGCAGGGGACTGTGGGCCGGCCCAGGTATGTAAAGTGCTCTCCCGCCCATCTCCAGGTCAGCTATGATCCTCACTCACACATGCGGGTCTCCAGTCTCTCTGCTAACCTGCCCGGCAGCACCTCAGGGAAACCGTGAGTATGAAGGGGAGGGGGTCTGCCTGGGCTCTGTGGCCCCCTCAGGCCCAGCCTCCTCGCTTGCCCCTGGCTGAGGAAGCAGAGATTTTGGCTTGTCCCTAGAGGCCGAGCTCTACTGATGGATTCTGGGGAGGGGGCTGCCTAGTGTGGTCAGAGAGGCTGGCCCTGGCCTGAGGGGCTTTTGGGAAGCAGCCTCCAAGCCCAGAGGGCTGAAGCAAGTGGAGGCCCCTGGAGGGCCTGGGGGACTGGAGGTTACTGCTTCCCAGCACGAACACTCTCAgtgccctccttccctccagggCATACTCCTTCCACGTGTCTGCTGATGGGCAGATGCAGCCGGTGCCCTTCCCTTCCGACGCCCTCCTGGGCACGGGCATCCCCAGGCACGCCCGGCAGCTGCACACCCTCACCCACGGCGAAGTCGTCTGCGCCGTCACCATCAGCAACTCCACCCAGCACGTCTACACGGGGGGCAAGGGCTGCGTGAAGGTGTGGGACGTGGCCCAGCCGGGCACCAAGACCCCCGTGGCCCAGCTGGACTGCCTGGTGAGGAGACGGGCCGGGAGCTGCCCTCCCTGGGGAGGAGGGCCACCGCCATCCAGACCCGGGCCCCGGGGCGCTGACCAAAGACTCTGGCCTGGCCCGTCCCCTCCTCGGGGCCTGGGCAGAACGGTCCCCCAGCTCCCTCACAGGCCTGGGATTCTGGCCCAGGCCCAAGCCTGCCTCCAGCTCTTCCTCTCCCTCACATCCAGAACCGGGACAACTACATCCGCTCCTGCAAACTGCTGCCTGATGGACGGAGCCTCATCGTGGGCGGGGAGGCCAGCACCCTGTCCATCTGGGACCTGGCAGCCCCCACCCCCCGCATCAAGGCCGAGCTCACCTCCTCGGCGCCCGCCTGCTACGCCCTGGCCATCAGCCCCGACGCCAAGGTCTGCTTCTCCTGCTGCAGCGACGGCAACATCGTGGTGTGGGACCTGCAGAACCAGGCCATGGTCAGGTGAGGCTGCCCGGGGCCAGGGCCAGGGCCAAGCACAGGGGGCTGAGGGCCACCAAGACCACCTGAgtgtttcctcttcttccaggcAGTTCCAAGGCCACACAGACGGGGCCAGCTGCATTGACATCTCTAATGATGGAGCACGGCTGTGGACGGGGGGTCTGGACAACACAGTTCGCTGCTGGGACCTTCGTGAGGGCCGGCAGCTGCAGCAGCACGACTTTAGCTCCCAGGTGCCCAGGCTAGGAGCGGGTTCCAGCCAGAACTCAGCCTCCAGAGAGAAGTGTCTCGAGCTCACTCGGGGAGAGAGGAGCATCAGGGCCTGACCCTGGCTCCTGTGGCACAGGATGGGTTGGGCCCCGGGAGTGCTCCCTGCATGCTTCCTCCCCTCTGGCCACGTTTTGATCTCATCCCCTCTTGGCCTCCAGATCTTCTCCTTGGGCCACTGCCCCACAGGCGACTGGCTGGCGGTGGGCATGGAGAGCAGCACTGTGGAGATCCTGCACGTCAGCAAGCCGGACAAGTACCAGCTGCACCTGCATGAGAGCTGCGTCCTCTCCCTCAAGTTCGCCTCATGTGGTAGGCAAGGGGCTGGTGCCCAAGGGGTCCTGACTCACGGGGGGGCCCTTTACCTCCAGGACCTCCCTCTGGAACTTCCCCCTCCTGGGTCTCTAGGCTGcttctgtctcctcctcctcctttttcaatAGAAGCTTCTGACTTAGCACTATAAGTGCTGACCCTTCCCCACCTGGCCCAGGGCCCAGCCCTGTCAGCAGAAACTTGTTAAGGGATTGGATGACATCAGTGGGTGAGCTGTGGGAGAAGAGCCTCGGCCTTGTCTGTGATTAGCTATGTTTTTTCTTCTGccagggtgtcagagctgagagggcccttaggaCCCAGGAGaaagagctgggagggcccttagaacccaggaggtcagggctgggagggcccttagaacccgggatgtcagagctgagaaggcccttagaacccaggaggtcagggccgggagggtccttagaatctggaatggcagagctgggagggcccttagaacccgggaggtcagagctgggagggcccttagaacctgggatgtcagagccgggagggcccttagaacccaggaggtcagggccgggagggtccttagaatctggaatgtcagagctgggagggcccttagaacccgggaggtcagggctgggagggccttagaacccaggatgtcagggccgggagggcccttagaacccaggatgtcagggccgggagggcccttagaatccaggaggtcagggctgggagggcccttagaacccgggaggtcagagccgggagggtccttagaacccgggatgtcagagccgggagggcccttagaatccaggaggtcagggccgggagggcccttagaacccaggaggtcagagctgggagggcccttagagcccgggaggtcagagctgggagggcccttagaacccaggaggtcagggccgggagggcccttagaacccaggatgtcagagctgagaaggCCCTTAGAatccaggaggtcagggctgggagggcctttagaacccaggaggtcagggctgggagggcccttagaacccaggaggtcagagctgggagggcccttagaacccaggaggtcagaactgggaggcCCTTAGAGAATGAGTTCAGACCCTTTATTTCACACTCAGAGCAGCAGGGTTCATGACTTGCGGGGGTCACATAGAGCAGAGCACAGATAGATTCAGGTTTCTGGCCACTTGCTGGTCTCTTCCTCCTAGTCCAGAACTCCTCCCACTGCTAACTGGGTGGTTCAGAGGACAGAGCTTCCAGTCTTGAGTCGGGAGATCTGAGTTCCCATCCTGACTCAGAGGCTTCTAGCCGTGGCCTGGGTAAGTCAGTgcttgcctcggtttcttcacctgtaaaatgagctggagaagaaatggcgaTGGCGAACCCCCTccccagtgtctctgccaagaagaccccaagaGACCATAGGAGTCAGGCAGGACAGAAGGATGGAATGGGGATAAGAAGGGCACCCGCCGGGTGCATGGGAGGATCCAGGCAGACGTCAGGTGCCAGGGCTAACGGGAGGGCGGCTCTCTTGCGCCCTGTGCCCCTGTGATGTGCCATCTCTTCTCTGAAGGGAGGTGGTTTGTGAGCACGGGCAAGGACAACCTGCTCAATGCCTGGAGGACACCCTACGGAGCCAGCATCTTCCAGGTGAGAGGCGGCCCCGGGCTCCCGTGGGGATGGCCTGGCCCCTTCTGGGCCGAGGGAGGCAGAGGTGCCCTTGCTCTCAGGCCGGCTCCCCCAAACGCCCTGTCCTTCTGTCCCCTGCTTCTCTTGGGCTCCAGTCAAAAGAGTCCTCCTCCGTCCTGAGCTGTGACATCTCCACGGATGACCAGTTCATCGTCACCGGCTCGGGGGACAAGAAGGCCACGGTCTACGAAGTCATTTACTGACAGGCGCCCCTGCCCGTGGCCAGCCAGCGACGTCCCAAAGAATCCTAGGGCTCGGGGAGCCCCACCCCGCCCCCGCAGGGCCCTCTTGACCTTTCGTGTGGTCTTCGGTGTTTATTTTTCTACTTCACGGGTTGTTTTTTGGCGGGAGGGTTTGTAGGCCCCCGGCTTTAGGTTGTATTTAATAAAATGCCAGAGGCACCTGTGGGGGTCGTGTCTTCTTCAGGGTCTGGACCCCCGCTCTCCTGGGCCTGGCCAGCCCGGCTG
This sequence is a window from Sminthopsis crassicaudata isolate SCR6 chromosome 1, ASM4859323v1, whole genome shotgun sequence. Protein-coding genes within it:
- the LOC141562053 gene encoding LOW QUALITY PROTEIN: transducin-like enhancer protein 1 (The sequence of the model RefSeq protein was modified relative to this genomic sequence to represent the inferred CDS: inserted 1 base in 1 codon; deleted 1 base in 1 codon) encodes the protein MFPQNRPPLTHLQAPPVASAAAVLVTTNASATTPQTLKLTYPETLDRIKEEFQFLQSQYHSLKVECEKLASEKTEIHRHYVMYYEMSYGLNIEMHKQTEIAKRLNVICAQLIPFLSQEHQQQVVQAVERAKQVTMXELNAAIGHQLQTQHLPHSAPPIPLTPHPSGLASLGSASGLLALTGALAAPAQAGPKDDRGLQDLEHRDRDPGPSSLALPSADRVRTISEYLSSSKKRRAEEKDFLTDYGSDADKSEDNLVVDEDPQSPHSVHSYSSRENGLDKTSLPRKEAIPGSPPSVSSSRSASPARSKDLTPVEKAGTPGLKSSTPTSQGDGLGSGGGGSSSGGSMGPQPFRPGLGKAAVDSLALGLRSPLAVAGSYTGPFGMGMVHSAVNGDLATPGAYTGLHLASSQLNGASSMGGTSGYGRPALVSYDPHSHMRVSSLSANLPGSTSGKPAYSFHVSADGQMQPVPFPSDALLGTGIPRHARQLHTLTHGEVVCAVTISNSTQHVYTGGKGCVKVWDVAQPGTKTPVAQLDCLNRDNYIRSCKLLPDGRSLIVGGEASTLSIWDLAAPTPRIKAELTSSAPACYALAISPDAKVCFSCCSDGNIVVWDLQNQAMVRQFQGHTDGASCIDISNDGARLWTGGLDNTVRCWDLREGRQLQQHDFSSQIFSLGHCPTGDWLAVGMESSTVEILHVSKPDKYQLHLHESCVLSLKFASCGRWFVSTGKDNLLNAWRTPYGASIFQSKESSSVLSCDISTDDQFIVTGSGDKKATVYEVIY